The following nucleotide sequence is from Euleptes europaea isolate rEulEur1 chromosome 3, rEulEur1.hap1, whole genome shotgun sequence.
GTAATGTTTTCTGTCAGCCTCTTTTTCTTAATTGGATCTTACTCAACCTGAAAACTTTGTTTAGGCATGCAAGTGACTTCTGCAAACCTAAGAAACTTCAGCCCAAAGTCTGTGTACCATGACGCACAAAGACTGATATTATTTTCAACATTTGTTGGTTGGCTGACCTTGCCACTAGGCAGACCAAAGTGCTGTACCATATTCAACAGTCTTCTCACCGGAAGATAGCTTTGTTGAGGTATTCCGCGTGTGTTCTGTGAATTTCTTCCAGGTTCCCAACAGAAGACAGCTTACTTCCAAATTCACACCATGTCACATGCAGGATCTGGTTGGCAATATAACCTTGAATCACTTTAACAAAGTGCTGCATTTCATGTTTATAGAGCTGGAGCTGTCGAAACTGAACAGAGTTGGATGCGTGTTTCACTAAGGCTGAAAAGATAAAGTATTACAGCATCAGCAAAGGCACAGCTATAGATTCAAGAGTTACAAACTTTGCTACTTGACTAGCTTGGAAGCCAAACATCCTTCATGCTCTGTGTTAGAGAAGAGGAAATCTCTTCTCTTGAACCAGTATGTACTCGCCCTCAACTATTTGGATTTGAATTTAATAATCAGCAGCTCTCATAGAACATGGATACAGGAATCACACTTTGGAAATGTGTACAGAATATGCTTATCCAAAAACTCTGAACAAGTCTGGATTGTAGGCTAAGTAAATAAGCAGACAGACTTATCTTACCGGTTCGCTTTAAGTGGAACCAAACATCCTTAAGAGTCCACACCATGTGCTTCAGTtgcagcaggaaggagaaaaTCTTGTTATATTTATTCATGCAGTTCTCAGTAATGACAATATTTAAGGGCCAGTCAACCTTCGGGGGGAAAACACATATTATTACCACTACTGTACATTCTCATATTGCTGGAATATATCACTGCCTTTTAAGGTCTGAAGGCCTTTGCTGCTGGGAAGCCAGACTAAACAGCCAAATGACATTAGAGAACAATCAGGATTAATTAACTCCAAtctatctctttaaaaaaaacaaaaaaaaattaaattgtgccTTTCTGTGCGCCTGCTCACTTTGTATCGTAGCTCCAAGCAACTGAGGGCATCGGGTGCGTTGGGCTTGAACATTTCGGGAAGGTACTTCAGTGCAAAAGAGAGATTGGATGCAAGGTGGGTGTCTCCATGAAGACTGTATTGCAGAGCCTTGTTTAAGATGGAATTGAGGACAAGTGGGTTGAGAAGTTCACCAGGGGTCTGCCCAGATCCAAGCTAGAATTAGAAATGCCACATTAGAGACAGAGAATTCAGGTGGTCAGAGGCACTTAACACTGCTCACTGAGGCCCACAGACCAGGGCAGAATTTGCATTTTATATAGTAAAGAACATTGTTTTGACCAGCTATTAAAACTCCAGTGCAGACTGTGCCAATATGATCACCACAGCGAACATTTATTCGTTGCTAGTGTGGCTAATTGCTGTACAGAAACTGCAATGCCATTGTTCCATGTGTTCGCTACTGGTGATGGCCAAGtatcaaaaagttttttaaaaggctgggCAAGTTACCTTTTCAAACAGCAAATCGCTCAGTGACTGAGCGAACTCTCCATCTTCCATCAACAAAAAATGCCTTAAAGCTTCAAAATGCTTCTCGACATTCAGCTCCACAAAGTAGTAGTCAACAATGGCTTTGTTCACGAGGGAAACACTAGCAGTAAGTGAAAACATGGTCCAATTActctttttcaaaaataatactttaaataaaaactTAAATCACCAATTATTACAGAGCCCCTTTTTAGTAATCAAAAGGCAAATCAACCAAATACACAAGCAATCCCTGGGCAGGCAGCTGAGACACATCAACCGACCAGAGTCATGAAAAGCCAGCCGAACTCTTAAGAATTATTATTACCCCTTatagcttggatccagcaatacCCAAGAGGAAACATAAATGGGCTTAGTATTATTCCGCTTATGCAGGATCTCTGGCAACATCTAGCACTTTCCTCCTATTTTACAGGGCCCAGAAATTGGTTGTCCAAGATCTCgtacaagcagaaatgcaaatgGGGATCCAATAAGGATAAGCATTAAGTGGCTACTgcagtctttttcttgcatttccactcGTACAGCAGCTCTAGAGCAAGTGGAAATCTTCCACAATCCGTTGTATAGAAGTAAGATAAAATGCCCAACATTGTGATCATACAGCCAAAATTTACCATAGGCTCCTCCCAAAGACCTGACACCCTTTGCCAGGCTCCTGTCAAGACTGATTTCTTCCACAAAACAGATCAAGATGGCAGCTGTGCCAGGTAAGGCCAGTTTCCCTCTTTTACTTCCACTTGCTTTTAAGAGTACACAAAGAACTGCACGCAACAGCAGCAATTATATCCAATCTAGAATTACTGTTCCCCACTTTGGTACTTTCCATGATGCTTAGATTCAGCTCTAGCTCCCCTCCCTCCTACTACCAACATAAAACCATCAGAGGCAGGACAGGAAGTAGACAGGCAAATTCCCTCCCCAAAAGGTGTTTTTGAATTTCAATTGCTATTTGCGTTGTCTTTTTATTTCTGTGATCTGCTCTGGGAAGCAAACTTGGCTGAAAGGCAAAGATAAAATTGTCTTAAGGAGAAGAATTTCTCTCAGAAGCCCACATTGCATCCTGGAATTCCTCTGCTGAGGGCCGGAGGGCTCTTGTAAACAAAATGCACCATGACATGAGGGGACTGAAAACAGGAGGGGGAATCAGGCAAAATCTCCACCCCTTGTTCTTTGGAGCTGAGACTGGAAGAGAGGGTGCTATTGTGCCTGATTCCCCTCCTCACGGCAGGAGGTGctgtcaaggctgaccctgccttggtgTGGAAACCTAACAAAACTCTGGCCCTGGGTAGGTTCAGATCACTGTCTAGTAATTCACATGAAAATGAAGCAAAAAGCCTTATTGAAAAAAAAGAAGttattaaaaacaaggcatacagtTCAGTGGAGTCATCATGTGCACAAAATAACAAAGGACTAACTAACTGTTCTTCTTACTTGTCCTAATGGCAGCAATGCTGGTTGTTAGAAGCATGATGTTCCAGCGCTTACACAGGGTATCTTCAGGTAACAAGGGTGGTGGGTGGAGGAAAGAGATAAGAAGGGAAAGTTCTCTCTGCTATAGTCTATAATATAGATTTTGCTGGCCATAACCTCCTGACCTTCCTAACCAATCACAGGTCTGCCTCCAAGGAACTTTCTGGGGTGAGAAGGTGTTTCCCCCTCccataccagattcacagctAAACTGTGTGAACTAATTAACTGGCTCTCGAGATGACCTTGGTGAATAACCATCAGTCTGAGGGGGATTGGCTGACACCTGCAAGCAGTCGGAGTGCCAGAAGATGAGAGTTTTAGCTGCAATTTCCCTctaagatggcttctctcttgacaaGTGCATTTTGTTCACGGAGCCTCTCAGCAGAAGGTATTTGGGGGGCACAGGGGCAGTTGGTAAGAGGCCGGGAAGACCCTCTTGCCCAATCTCATTCTACTCACACAACTATAGCATCCAACCCAATATGAAAAAATAAATCCTACAGTGGACAGACTGTTGAGAGCGATACTTAGGCACACACAGCTGAatgaaaggaaggaggagaaataTGATTTAGAGTTTGCAGATATGTTAAAGGTGGCTGAATTTTGAAAAAAGGATGCAGATCAAGAATTACTAGGTCAGTTTACAGTTATTGTTGCAGTCGTCGACTTGCATATATTGCCAAAGTAAGGAAAGACAACCAGTTGATACATGAATATGTTACCCCTTCTCAAGCACATAACCAGTAATGCAAAAGAGAGTGCTGCGAAACCCTGTTGCTCCTAAACAGTACTTACTGAGAAACCAAGGGGGCAGTAACTGACCGCTTCATCAGCACTGGAAGAGATAAGAGCTCACTCAATTGTACAGCTGTTTCATCTGTTCCTGGCTGTACTGAAGGATCCACAGGAAAAGTGTAGGATCTTGGTATCACATGATGCAGGAGATGGGAAACTGGAAGCTCTGCTACatgggggcaaaaaaatcccaaactttgCTAAGAATACAATCCCAAGAATATATCTGGAAAAACGTTTCTGCCTAGCACCAGAAAACAAGCAGCCTGGACCCAGGCACTGGGTCAAAGGTGGACATTCCATAAATGAGGTGCCACAGCCCAAAAGACCCTAACCCTCATAGCCACCTGCTCCCTGAAGGTGGGGGATACAAAGAAGGACCTGTAAAGGTAAAGCTggctcataagggagtaggcaatCCTTCAGGTACCAATCACGTGGGTTTTCCAGAAAACGTTGAATGGGAAATTTTCCCAGGAAATTATTGATGCCCTAAATAGGCCATAATCTGATttaatcacattttttaaaaaaaatctgaaagtaCCTCATATTAATTTTATATCTTAATAGCAATAAATACATGGGTTGAAATATCTGATCAGGAAAACAAGCTAATTGaaaatgttacatgaaaattatTGGAATGTCATTTGTAGAAATTTAAAGACAATATAGCTTGTACGTTTCTTACATTGTTTTAATTTGAGGGGCAAAAAGGCACCAAAAACTTTTGCCACACTAATTTTAGCGCACCCAAAGCATTGTGAACGACACGGCTGTGGACATGGTTGTCCAATCATCTGTTGCCACAGAATTTCTCTCTTGGCCACAGAGGTCATTGAGCACCTCATCACTTGCATTACTTGGTAGTTTCATATCAGATTGTCTGTGTagagcaaataaaaaacaaagctTATGGATATGTCTCCCCTCACATAGTAGAAGAGATGCTGTGATCACCAATCTGGTGAAATCATACACTAATAATAATTagattattatatgtatttagGGGTTCCCCCCCAACAGTTTATGAATCAAGAGGACCTATATGTACTTCATCACACAATTCCTAGTGATAATCGCCTGAAACTGCCAAACTGGCCAAATATTTTATTAGAAATGGTATCCATTCATCGTCACTAATTTAATGAAACAATCTTGAGAATTTTGAAAATTTTCTTtggcaaaaatgaaataaaactaaaatggaacacattttccattttggaaaaaaaaaattactgacaGATTTCTTCCCCCATCACTGTAAGGTACCCTGATCCGAGACAGGCTACTCTTTAGGGCTATAGACTGAAATGGCTGCACTTTGCTCattaaaataaagaagaagaaaaactggaGAGAAAGAAACGGAATGATAAAAACTGTAATTGAAAAAAATTGCTTGTCATAGCTTGTGACAGAAAAGACAAGACAGGAatttctgatggggggggggataaaacatGAAAGTGTGCCACCAAGATATGGGATAGAAAAGAGataatgtgtggggggggggggggagaaatatacagagaacagaggagaaaaaaaacatAGAAATGAATGCCACCGGGACATCGTACAGCTTCAAACACTGCATATGTTGGGAGGATGGTAAGAAAGGAAGCTCCCACTTCGCTAATGTATTAAAGAGTcctgagaaaagctttccattAATGTTCCAAAGTTACTGCAGAAAATAAATTATGTCCAAGAACGGCATCTAAAATGCAGTACAAAGCAATACATCATCATCCCCCTTGAGGGCTAGCAACATGGCAAGTCATTACATTTCCTTACTGCCCTTTATTTTGAGAGTTTGAAACTACTCACACAACAAATCATAGCTGTCCTGATATTTCTCAAGACAATACTGATCAGTCAACACTTTCAGATAATCTTGTTCTTCCTCCCATATTGCAATAGTATTATCTCCTCCTCCTGGCCTTTCAGAGGCACTAATTTCAGAGAAGAAAGTGGATTGTATCCCAGGGACCATGTCAGTGGATTTCCCAGGTTCTTCTGCCTGAAGAGAAACATGTCTTGACATTTATTCTTGTCTGTGCATTTTAACAAACCACATTTTCAAAGCGTTTCTACATAATTAAGATCTAATAAACATTAAAGTATTTTAAGCTACTAGGATTTTTACGATTTTTCACATAAATGTAGAAAGACAGCTAAAAAAGTTCTGGTTATTGTGAAATGTGCAGCTGGATCCCCATCCTTAATACACAGCACAAAGGATCAAAACACTGCAAAACCACCACTGTTCTAATGCAACATATCATACATACTCCTGGTCTAGGAACATTATTTTGGTGTCACAGGACGGCACTCTGAAATTACTCATACCCCTTATGCAGACCACAGGTAAAGTTCCTGCTTTCTCACCTGTAAGTTCTGAGGAGGATCGGGGGGAAGACCTTTGATATAATCAGTCAGAGCCACTGCAATTAACCGAAGGAGGAAACACAATCATATTAGGGAGGAAAACATGCAAAATTTACCATATTAAGTACTTGGATATTTAAGATACACGGAACTGGACaaaaaaaactaaaaatgttTCTGATCTACAATGACCCGAGTCTTACTTGAACTGAGTAGCAACAGTAGAACAAGGGGAGGCTAGTCTTCCCCATTTATTTTTTATCCAATCAATGCACCAGGTTGCATTGCAGTTAGACACTTTGCATGGTGTAAAAGTGCTTAGGTCACACGGGAAATAAATTAATTCCTGCTTAACTGCCCATCCAGAACAAAGTTTTCATTCAGCTAAACCCACCCGTCAAGCTATTTACACACCCGGCTATAAGCCAGATGAGTTCCATCCAAGCAAGTCCCACCTGGTTCATATCTATGTACTGTTTCAGAAATTGGATGCAATGGATTTCTATTCAGAGGCTATATCATTAAAAGCCTGCCTAATAACACTGTAACTGACTGTCACTCACCCTTCTTCGGGCTCTGTCCCAAACTTCTTTCTTGCTGTTCATCCAAATCGTCAGCCAGTGCCCTAACAGATAACTCTGACTGCTGCAAGGCCTGTTCCTGGCCCTCATCGCTCCCTTTGGGCATACAGAATTCTTGACCATACATGAAAGTCTGAATTGTAGAGCCAGAAACAGAACCAGAGGTTGTTTTATGATGAGGAATCGGGTCAGTTTCAGTTGAGGGGGTCCACTCCCCTATTTGAATGCTGGACTGCGACACATGGCCAAAACGGCTCCACCGAGGCTTGGAGACCTCCATGTCGGAAACTAGCTCTCCAATTTTAATGTGTGATTGGGAGGCGTGCCCGTGAATATTCCAACGAGGTCGAGAAGACACAACTTCAGATACATTTTCCCCGATCTTGATATTGGCGTCGGATATGTGACCATGAACAGTCCACCGTGGTCTCGCTGGCTCTACATTTGACACGTACTCGCCAATCTTTATATTGGCATCTGATGCGTGCCCATGAATATTCCATCTAGGCCTGGAGGACTCTACCTCAGAGGCATATTCCCCAATTTGAATATGAGCTGCAGAGACATGCCCATGGACATTCCAGCGGGGCCGTCTAGGTTCCACCTCAGAGGAGTATTCTCCAACCTTAATATGTGCGTCTGAGGAATGGCCATGAGGATTGGCATGCGACTGGTATAGTTGGGTAAGAGGGACGTATTCCCCTACTTTAATGTTTGCGTCAGATGAATGGCCATGAACGTTCCAACGAGGTCTACTGCTCTCAACGTCAAAGACATTCTCTCCGACTCGGACATGGCTTTGCGAAACAGAAGGCCTCAGAATGGTGTTAAAATCGTATTCACTGAGTGGCTCAACTTGGGGATTGGTTTCCTCTTCTGCTGTGCCTTGCTGCACAGGATTATGTTTGTCTGCACAGTCAGTCAAGGAAAGCTCTGAGCTGATATTTTGCAACGCTCTGTCCAACAAACTTGTCTCCTGCTCACTGGGAGTGAAAGGCATTTCTTCTGGAGATTTTGGCAAGAAATCTTCAAAGTCCAGGTTAAGTTCAGGCATGCTCTCCGATGGACCCACTAATTGTTCAGTACAGTGTACCTCAGAAgcagcctcttccttttctgactcACAATGATCATCGGACCGCACATTTGTTGATTGTGCTAAGTCCAGTGATTTGTCATCCAAAGCATCACGTTCCATTCCAGAGTCTGCAACCCTGTCACCAACattcacagcacaaggatcttcgatTTCTGCAGATGTTCGCTGAAATGCAAAACCAAACAAACTATTGTTAGCATGGACACATCACTCATTTATACAAGTGGAATGTCTTCATGCCCTTTATTTAGCCTCTGAAGCTTCTTCGCTGTAACATTTTTTAATTCACTTGTGAACATTGTTTCTACTGAGAGCTTTCAGAATGATCCCACAGCTGGATCACTCACTGTGGAAACATCTAGTACTTGACCGTGTTCTAAATGTATCTGCGCTGTGCAGGTgtgccccctttaaaaaaaaaaaaaatcacagacacCATCACTGGCCAGCATACATATGGTCAACAATAGACTGACACAGCTCTTGGACACTCCAGGAACAGCTCAAAACACAGAGGCCATCTCACCTGGCCTGAGAATCACATAACTTGTAAAGCAATCTGTTACATTGAAACaatctgttacatttttatcttgtctttcctccaaggagctcagggttctCCCTTTCCATTTCATCCTAACATCAACCCTGGGAgttagtttaggctgagagacactggctcaagatcacctgTGGAATTTCATGGTCAGCCAGATATTTGAATCTGGGCTTCTCTGGTCCtactctgacactttaaccacttacCCCACACCGAATCATTTCAAACTTAGaaaaaatgtacagttttatacaTCTGTTATAGGCCTACTGGTAACAGAGTAGATTTTAAGAGACCTTACTATGATCCTAGTTTGTGACATGCAGATAGGATTGTGACACTCAGACTTTTAAAGACAGGAACACAAGCAATGGTGGCCAATGATTCTTAACCAAGTAGCCTAGAAAGTGATCTACAAATGGGGGTAGGGGGCATTTGGGATTTTAGAAAGCCCCCTGTCCTCACTTGCAATGGCTTCTGACACTCAGGAAAGGAGAGGTGTTTTATATTGCTTACCCCCGTCAAAGGATAAAATCCCAGACTTTTCCACTAGGCCCTTTAAAAAGTGCCACGCAGTAAACAGGAATCAAACCTAGCATTAAGAGGTTGGCTGGTGGTCATCAGGCCCAAGCATCTCATTGAATAAATGCCTGAGAGCCAACTATGGTATGCATATTGTATGTACCCACATGCAAtatgaactttttaaaatgtcctgATCTCCCGCATGCAGCTCCAGGGCCATTCAATGACATGAATGTGTACTTGGTGGGCAGTTGTGGAtgaaatatttataagcagtcccaGTGAGGACTCAATCCTGATCAGAATGTTAACAGCCTATTATTTTCAGAACAGAAATACTTACTTATTTTCAGAACAGAAAACTGAGGCTGTGTTGACCCCGCAGAATACGAGCAGCTACATGAGCAGTGTGGTAAGACATGCCCTCAgggcatgtttttgtttttactaccAGGAATGAGGGATTTATACTGCTATGAGTAGCAACTTGACACCAGTGCCAGCAGTACAAATCCCCTCACTCTGAGTGATAAAAATAAAGGCCTGAGAGGACATTTTATCACAGGCAGTGTTTTCATTAGACCAGATTTCAAAGACAGCAACTTGCTTTCAATTACACAGACCAGTTCCTCACAGAGGAGTAGCTCTGTATTAACTTCGTAGCTTGCCAGTTCTTTCAGCAAATAGCTggcttcacacaaaatggcatccTACACTCAACTATGGCTTTTATAATGCATGTCATCAGTCAATTTatacgcccccccccaaaaaaaacctgaccTGAAGGCTGGAATCTCTTACAGGCAAAACTGGAGCAGAAATGTGTTGGCTCCGGTATTCTGGAATTATGTCCAGTTTCTTCCTGTACTTTCCACTAGGCAGTTTCTCGAGCATGCCCTAAGCATGAAAATGGAAAATATCACAGCTTAACAGAGCTGATGCATATATAGGTACATTATCAACATGCCTGAGATAAAGAGAAAAGCATTGAAGGTACCTCAATACGTTTCTGATCTTCCAAGAGAAAACTGAGACGGGCTGTTTCCAATTTGTGTCTCTGAATTTTCCATAAAGCTCTTTTTTCTCTACGTGCTGCATCTTCAGACAGTTTGCTGTAGTGGTCAATTAATTCTTGCCTACACCAAAGAAAAGGAACAcgaaagcagaagaagagtttaGATTGTAGTGGCTACTGTAAGAGTCGCAGCAGTGCAACTGTTAACCTAGGATTTGGATATGAAACATTCACCTTCCATCCCTCCTTCAGTCACTGACTGGCTTGCGCATGTCACTCCCAAcaaacctacctcccagggttgtcgtgaggaaaAGCAAATGGCTAAGATCTGGGATATCCAgtttaaaatccccactctgccatggaaggttcctagataacctaacctaccttactgggttgttgtgaggataaaatggaggagaggaaaacgatgtaggctgctttgggcccccattgggaagaatggaagggtataaatgaaatgaataaataaataaataacacacttTGCATACTGAAAAGTATTAGAAAACTAAGAGATAATAATAGTGATAATTGTACCGTGTCTTGTTCTTGTAATAGAGATCATCACCAACATCTTTGATCCAATATAAAAGGAGACggtataatatataaaaatatataaaacatatggTACATACAAAAATAGATGGTATAATAAAACTCTTTAGGGAAATTTTGAAATGTGAGTTAGAGAGAGATTGTTTACTGACTTTCAACATTATGCGTAAGCTAAACTTGAGGATGGGCACATTGCCCTGATTGGGAAAGGGAAGGCTATCAATTCTGTTTCGTGATCCAGTCAAGGCTCAGTTAGGCTGCAAGGGGCCAGACAGAAGTTGCTCACACTACAGTGATGAGATGGGACACTTGATTCCTGGGCGGCTGTACTGAAAAAGTGGGTGGAGGAGTATCAGGGAGGAGCTTGTGGATACTTTAAATACGTCTGTCTTCCACTTTGATAGCAGGGAAGCTGTTTAATAGATCTAAAATTTCAGGGGTGTGGCAGAACTTTTATAAGGTCCCTACATACAAAATGCAGATTTCATCCATACGTGGTGCCCAGCAATCTCCTACCTTGCCTTTTTTTCCAACTCTTCCTCTAAAGCCTTCagtcttctctccctctccctaagtTCCCGAGCATAGCTGAAATCATCATCGATCTCCTCCTGTTTCAGAGCACGTCGGCGCTAGGTAAAGATTCAGAAAGCTTTAGAAATCATAGTCCAAAGGCCCACACCAGGCCTTCTCACAAGCTTTTAAACTGTATGATATTGACTTAAAAATACACGCATCCTCAACCTGAAGTCAATCACAGGAAAGGTGCATTCTGCTTTCATGCAAATACCTCTTGATCCTTTACAAACTGTTCCTTCAGTTTCTGAAACTGTTCTCGTTTCTTCGCATCCCATGCTACTTTCTCGGCTATTTGCTGATCTAAATtgaaatggagaatgatgtaGCCTTTCAAATGGGGGAGGAAA
It contains:
- the TUBGCP6 gene encoding LOW QUALITY PROTEIN: gamma-tubulin complex component 6 (The sequence of the model RefSeq protein was modified relative to this genomic sequence to represent the inferred CDS: deleted 1 base in 1 codon; substituted 1 base at 1 genomic stop codon), translating into MSSGGXPIITTTMESITKLFGDLCEAYSASLSKTDHLGRGRKKSKKSLKKIAYNALFANLFLDEAQKVQSYICRLPVKNKILMLSFNLRVAGMSPEADRLEELVDELEMSTSLPFTEINSVLDLLVQLAGTGPPQCTPPKTDYFKNNKYVGRNIKYQGYDYYDVSVFEASVQTFIANQECQYNDTIQKMLQVMEAAPGTGLPTMESFSQRCPVGDRFERETRVSLFGALVHSRTYDMDIKLDLPPVPDNADLSGLAIKVPQSIDPSEDEGFQSASNLTPDSQSEPSVTPDIDLWEAVLTYGPSKRRCWERIGCPPGKKEEPYLSEAGREAFDKFCRLREGELQLFSSTKLQLPQRVLIKELELVKDVLNVLIGVVSISFSFNQAAQMFTVKQGIYVSGTSPESMHQLLSEVAQYGTYYTRLSRFSVQPVLDSSYNKGLVFQAFTSGLRKYLQYYRACVLSTPSTLTLLTISFLFRKLGRQLRYLAELCGIGCTALGTAGAAGASFPTGVKLLSYLYEEALNSCSNEHYPVLLSLLKTSCEPYTRFIHDWVYSGVFRDAYGEFMIQVNENYLGFRDKHYWTHGYILISKEAEDCVPVFLKHIANDVYICGKTINLLKLCCPRHYICWSDIPVPRISVIFSLEELREIERDCAVYVGRMERIARYSSISKEEKELRMEIEKQELIVHARETASKALKAITDQQIAEKVAWDAKKREQFQKLKEQFVKDQERRRALKQEEIDDDFSYARELRERERRLKALEEELEKKARQELIDHYSKLSEDAARREKRALWKIQRHKLETARLSFLLEDQKRIEGMLEKLPSGKYRKKLDIIPEYRSQHISAPVLPVRDSSLQRTSAEIEDPCAVNVGDRVADSGMERDALDDKSLDLAQSTNVRSDDHCESEKEEAASEVHCTEQLVGPSESMPELNLDFEDFLPKSPEEMPFTPSEQETSLLDRALQNISSELSLTDCADKHNPVQQGTAEEETNPQVEPLSEYDFNTILRPSVSQSHVRVGENVFDVESSRPRWNVHGHSSDANIKVGEYVPLTQLYQSHANPHGHSSDAHIKVGEYSSEVEPRRPRWNVHGHVSAAHIQIGEYASEVESSRPRWNIHGHASDANIKIGEYVSNVEPARPRWTVHGHISDANIKIGENVSEVVSSRPRWNIHGHASQSHIKIGELVSDMEVSKPRWSRFGHVSQSSIQIGEWTPSTETDPIPHHKTTSGSVSGSTIQTFMYGQEFCMPKGSDEGQEQALQQSELSVRALADDLDEQQERSLGQSPKKVALTDYIKGLPPDPPQNLQAEEPGKSTDMVPGIQSTFFSEISASERPGGGDNTIAIWEEEQDYLKVLTDQYCLEKYQDSYDLLSELPVSHLLHHVIPRSYTFPVDPSVQPGTDETAVQLSELLSLPVLMKRSVTAPLVSHVSLVNKAIVDYYFVELNVEKHFEALRHFLLMEDGEFAQSLSDLLFEKLGSGQTPGELLNPLVLNSILNKALQYSLHGDTHLASNLSFALKYLPEMFKPNAPDALSCLELRYKVDWPLNIVITENCMNKYNKIFSFLLQLKHMVWTLKDVWFHLKRTALVKHASNSVQFRQLQLYKHEMQHFVKVIQGYIANQILHVTWCEFGSKLSSVGNLEEIHRTHAEYLNKAIFRGLLTEKAAPVMNIIHSIFSLILKFRSQLISQSWSFDAGKQMAVHPNFGLMQQSYNTFKYYSHFLFNVVTKLVNRGYQPHLEDFLLRINFNNYYKNN